The proteins below come from a single Synechococcus sp. WH 8101 genomic window:
- a CDS encoding hercynine metabolism protein gives MAPSWLDQLERNLEQRLNAFLRSNPQQDQLLRQQHLHDRQQDLQRRRRQLQEQAQEHRRQLLSLAQEVRDWRGRSDRARAAGAMDLTRRAEAHTQTLMDQGRQLWEELGQLGQQFRDLDHQLNALHRSAAQQQQGRSLDEDWALFEAQQELEELRRRQGLS, from the coding sequence ATGGCTCCCAGCTGGCTGGATCAACTCGAACGCAACCTGGAGCAGCGCCTCAACGCCTTTCTGCGCTCCAACCCCCAGCAGGATCAACTGCTGCGCCAGCAGCACCTTCACGACCGGCAACAGGACCTGCAACGCCGGCGGCGGCAACTGCAGGAGCAGGCACAGGAGCATCGCCGCCAACTGCTCAGCCTGGCGCAGGAGGTGCGCGATTGGCGCGGGCGCAGTGATCGAGCTCGCGCTGCCGGCGCCATGGATCTGACGCGACGGGCCGAAGCCCACACGCAAACCCTGATGGATCAGGGGCGGCAGCTGTGGGAGGAACTGGGCCAGCTCGGCCAGCAGTTCCGGGATCTCGACCACCAACTCAATGCCTTGCACCGCAGTGCTGCCCAGCAGCAGCAGGGGAGAAGTCTGGACGAGGACTGGGCCCTGTTTGAAGCCCAACAGGAACTGGAGGAGCTGCGGCGCCGCCAGGGGCTCAGCTGA
- the smpB gene encoding SsrA-binding protein SmpB, with amino-acid sequence MAKGGGKKGAAARAAANRLLADNRLARHQYEILETLETGIELVGTEVKSIRAGQANLRDGFCLIRNGELQLHNVHIAPHSHASGYYNHDPLRVRRLLAHRREIDKLRGQLDQKGLALIPLNMHLQGSWIKVTIGLGKGRKLHDKRAAEKEKQVKKETRAAMARY; translated from the coding sequence ATGGCCAAGGGGGGAGGAAAGAAAGGCGCCGCAGCCCGGGCAGCGGCCAACCGTCTGCTGGCGGACAACCGCCTGGCGCGTCATCAATACGAGATTCTTGAAACGCTGGAAACAGGCATCGAACTGGTGGGCACAGAAGTGAAATCGATCCGGGCCGGCCAGGCCAACCTGCGCGATGGCTTCTGCCTGATCCGCAACGGCGAACTGCAGCTGCACAACGTGCACATCGCCCCCCACAGCCACGCCAGCGGCTACTACAACCACGACCCCCTACGGGTCCGGCGCCTGCTCGCCCACCGGCGCGAAATTGACAAGCTGCGGGGCCAGCTCGACCAGAAGGGACTGGCCCTGATCCCGCTGAACATGCACCTGCAGGGGTCATGGATCAAGGTCACCATCGGCCTCGGCAAAGGCCGCAAGCTGCACGACAAGCGTGCCGCCGAGAAGGAGAAGCAAGTGAAAAAGGAAACGCGGGCGGCTATGGCGCGTTATTGA
- a CDS encoding rod shape-determining protein MreD yields MARLHQQPICVASALMVPLLTLATPTWLTLSGVAPSWAILWLLPWSLVDGPVSGLVAGACVGLVLDGLGGSGLTQVPALMLLGWWWGRLGRRGRQIQRSLNLGLLAWIGSMALGLSLWVQLRLFQGLDAPLLQHWAWQLCLLQAVLTGLLAPMLASWQLLIWRRRAPA; encoded by the coding sequence ATGGCACGGCTGCATCAACAACCGATCTGTGTGGCCTCCGCCCTGATGGTGCCCCTGCTCACCCTCGCCACCCCCACCTGGCTCACCCTCTCGGGGGTGGCGCCGAGCTGGGCGATTCTCTGGCTGCTGCCCTGGTCGCTGGTGGATGGCCCCGTGTCCGGGCTGGTGGCTGGCGCCTGTGTGGGCCTGGTGCTCGATGGCCTCGGCGGCAGCGGCCTGACCCAGGTGCCAGCGTTGATGCTGCTCGGTTGGTGGTGGGGGCGATTGGGCCGCCGTGGGCGGCAGATTCAGCGCAGCCTCAACCTGGGGCTTCTGGCCTGGATCGGCAGCATGGCGCTTGGTCTCAGTCTCTGGGTGCAGCTGCGACTGTTCCAGGGCCTGGATGCTCCGTTGCTGCAGCACTGGGCCTGGCAGCTCTGTCTGTTGCAGGCTGTGCTCACCGGTCTTCTTGCGCCCATGCTCGCGTCCTGGCAGCTGCTGATCTGGCGCCGCCGCGCCCCGGCCTGA
- the rpaB gene encoding response regulator transcription factor RpaB, with translation MPEAGPSSTPKATILVVDDEPAVRRVLVMRLQLAGYQVICAEDGEEALERFHRDSPDLVVLDVMLPKLDGFAVCRRLRAESCVPIIFLSALEAISERVAGLDLGADDYLPKPFSPKELEARIASILRRVGRGSATAEPREVPVGQGVLRVGDLMVDTNRRQVTRGSERIALTYTEFSLLELLFREPGRVVPRAEILEQLWGYPPRRAADLRVVDVYVARLRGKLEPDPRNPELILTVRGIGYASQRMGDLPQVASG, from the coding sequence ATGCCCGAAGCCGGGCCATCCAGCACTCCGAAGGCGACGATCCTGGTGGTGGATGACGAGCCCGCCGTGCGGCGAGTGCTTGTGATGCGTCTGCAGCTGGCCGGATACCAGGTGATCTGCGCTGAAGACGGTGAAGAGGCGCTCGAGCGCTTCCACCGCGACAGCCCCGATCTGGTGGTGCTCGATGTGATGCTGCCGAAGCTCGATGGCTTCGCGGTGTGCCGTCGTTTGCGGGCTGAGTCCTGCGTGCCGATTATTTTCCTTTCCGCTCTGGAAGCGATCTCCGAGCGGGTGGCTGGCCTGGATCTCGGCGCCGACGACTACCTGCCCAAGCCCTTCAGCCCCAAGGAGCTCGAAGCCCGGATCGCCTCGATCCTGCGCCGTGTCGGCCGCGGTTCCGCCACGGCGGAACCGCGCGAGGTGCCGGTGGGGCAGGGTGTGCTGCGCGTGGGTGATCTGATGGTGGATACCAACCGCCGTCAGGTGACCCGTGGCAGTGAGCGGATTGCCCTCACTTACACCGAGTTCAGCCTCCTGGAACTGTTGTTCCGCGAGCCAGGCCGGGTGGTTCCTCGCGCTGAAATCCTGGAGCAGCTCTGGGGTTATCCGCCGCGCCGCGCCGCTGATCTCCGTGTTGTGGATGTGTATGTGGCCCGGTTGCGGGGCAAGCTTGAGCCCGACCCGCGCAATCCGGAATTGATTCTCACAGTGCGGGGGATCGGCTACGCCTCCCAGCGCATGGGTGATCTGCCCCAGGTGGCGAGCGGCTGA
- the egtD gene encoding L-histidine N(alpha)-methyltransferase, translating into MNLIDLHPAAADMHQLVREGMARQPRQLPAWFLYDAEGSRLFDQICEQPEYTLTRTEIALLNASAAEIATRLGSGVIVEFGAGSARKVGPLLAALQPAAYVALDISASHLRDALAALQPAHPRVPMLGICCDHSQLDALPPHPLLEGQRRLGFFPGSSLGNFNRQEAVQLLQRFRHLLAGGPLLLGLDHPKPAQRLEAAYDDAAGISAAFARNLLQRLNQDLQADFNPERFRYRARWQADHSRVEMALISCCDQQVSIDGQRWDFAAGEPLVTEYSVKYSPAMAAALAQEAGWRCAARWHDAADSLSLHLLEAAD; encoded by the coding sequence ATGAACCTGATCGATCTCCATCCTGCCGCCGCCGACATGCACCAATTGGTGCGCGAGGGCATGGCACGTCAGCCCCGCCAGCTGCCGGCCTGGTTTCTCTACGACGCCGAGGGCTCGCGCCTGTTCGATCAGATCTGCGAGCAACCGGAATACACCCTCACCCGCACCGAAATCGCCCTGCTGAACGCCAGCGCTGCTGAGATCGCCACCAGGCTCGGTTCGGGGGTGATCGTGGAGTTTGGTGCCGGCAGTGCCCGCAAAGTGGGTCCCCTGCTGGCGGCCCTGCAACCAGCCGCCTATGTCGCCCTCGACATCAGCGCCTCCCATCTGCGCGACGCACTCGCCGCTCTCCAACCGGCCCACCCCCGGGTGCCGATGCTCGGCATCTGCTGTGACCACAGCCAACTCGACGCCCTGCCCCCCCATCCGCTGCTGGAGGGCCAGAGGCGGCTCGGCTTCTTCCCCGGCAGCTCCCTGGGCAATTTCAATCGGCAGGAGGCCGTGCAGTTGCTGCAACGCTTCCGCCACCTGCTGGCGGGAGGCCCCTTGTTGCTCGGCCTCGACCATCCCAAGCCGGCCCAGCGGCTGGAGGCGGCCTATGACGACGCTGCCGGGATCTCCGCCGCCTTCGCCCGCAACCTGCTGCAACGGCTGAACCAGGATCTGCAGGCCGATTTCAACCCCGAACGGTTTCGCTACAGGGCCCGCTGGCAAGCCGACCACAGCCGGGTGGAAATGGCCCTGATCAGCTGCTGCGACCAACAGGTGAGCATCGACGGCCAGCGGTGGGACTTCGCGGCAGGGGAGCCCCTGGTCACGGAATACAGCGTGAAATACAGCCCGGCGATGGCCGCGGCCCTGGCGCAGGAAGCGGGCTGGCGGTGCGCGGCCCGCTGGCATGACGCCGCCGACAGCCTCTCCCTGCATCTCCTGGAAGCGGCAGACTGA
- the lysS gene encoding lysine--tRNA ligase: MSELRDTRLEKANALRELGREPYALRFEPSHRTAQLQADHDDLANGEERQLEVAVAGRVMTRRVMGKLAFFTLADATGPIQLFLEKASLGDAFAQLTSLVDAGDWIGVRGILRRTDRGELSVKVAEWQMLTKALQPLPDKWHGLADVEKRYRQRYLDLIVSPQSRETFRRRALMVSAIRRWLDSRDFLEIETPVLQAEAGGAEARPFITHHNTLDLPLYLRIATELHLKRLVVGGFERVYELGRIFRNEGVSTRHNPEFTSVEVYQAYADYVDMMDLTEQLIASVTEQICGTTRITYQGMEVDLTPPWRRATMHELVQEATGLDFTAFTDRDAAATAMAAAGLEVPDAADSVGRLLNEAFEQRVEATLIQPTFVIDYPIEISPLARKHRSKPGLVERFELFIVGRETANAFSELIDPLDQRQRLEDQQARRAAGDDEAHGVDEDFLQALEVGMPPTGGLGIGIDRLVMLLTDSASIRDVIAFPLLRPEARPVSMDN, from the coding sequence TTGTCTGAGCTGCGCGACACCCGTTTAGAGAAGGCCAACGCTCTGCGGGAGCTGGGGAGGGAGCCCTATGCCCTGCGTTTTGAGCCCAGCCACCGCACGGCGCAGTTGCAGGCCGACCATGACGACCTTGCCAATGGCGAGGAGCGTCAGTTGGAGGTGGCGGTGGCCGGGCGGGTGATGACCCGACGGGTGATGGGAAAACTCGCCTTCTTCACCCTCGCCGATGCCACCGGCCCGATCCAGCTGTTTCTGGAGAAAGCCAGCCTCGGCGACGCCTTCGCCCAACTCACGTCCCTGGTGGATGCGGGGGATTGGATCGGGGTGCGGGGGATCCTGCGCCGCACCGATCGCGGTGAGCTTTCGGTGAAGGTGGCGGAGTGGCAGATGCTCACCAAGGCACTCCAGCCCCTACCCGACAAGTGGCATGGCCTGGCGGATGTGGAGAAGCGCTACCGGCAGCGTTACCTCGATCTGATCGTCAGCCCCCAGTCGCGCGAGACCTTCCGGCGTCGCGCCCTGATGGTGAGCGCGATCCGTCGCTGGCTGGATAGCCGCGATTTTCTCGAGATCGAGACGCCCGTGCTGCAGGCGGAAGCCGGTGGGGCGGAGGCGCGGCCGTTCATCACTCACCACAACACGCTCGACCTGCCGCTCTACTTGCGGATCGCCACCGAGCTGCATCTGAAGCGGCTGGTGGTGGGAGGGTTCGAACGGGTGTATGAGCTGGGTCGCATCTTCCGCAACGAAGGGGTCAGCACCCGTCACAACCCGGAATTCACCTCCGTGGAGGTGTATCAGGCCTATGCCGATTACGTCGACATGATGGATCTCACCGAGCAGTTGATCGCCTCGGTGACCGAACAGATCTGCGGCACCACCCGCATCACTTATCAAGGCATGGAGGTGGATCTGACGCCCCCTTGGCGCCGGGCGACGATGCATGAGCTCGTGCAGGAAGCGACAGGACTCGATTTCACTGCGTTCACGGACCGCGACGCCGCCGCAACGGCCATGGCCGCTGCGGGGTTGGAGGTGCCGGATGCGGCCGACAGCGTCGGTCGCCTGCTCAACGAAGCTTTTGAGCAACGGGTGGAGGCCACGCTGATCCAGCCCACGTTTGTGATCGACTATCCAATCGAGATCTCACCGCTGGCCCGTAAGCACCGCAGCAAACCGGGCCTGGTGGAGCGCTTCGAATTGTTCATCGTCGGTCGCGAGACCGCCAATGCCTTCAGTGAATTGATCGATCCGCTCGATCAACGCCAGCGCCTCGAGGATCAGCAGGCCCGTCGCGCTGCAGGTGATGACGAAGCCCATGGGGTGGATGAGGATTTCCTTCAGGCCCTGGAGGTGGGCATGCCCCCCACCGGCGGCCTGGGGATCGGCATTGATCGGCTGGTGATGCTGCTCACCGACAGCGCTTCGATCCGCGATGTGATTGCGTTCCCGTTGCTGCGCCCCGAGGCCCGACCCGTCAGCATGGATAATTAG
- the mreC gene encoding rod shape-determining protein MreC, with the protein MGSSQWPTVPRLRGWRRLWPWVVLLAALAAVRWSKGAGFADAYALLSRPFWPGSAQREWLQSAGSLEQRARLQLLQQDNARLRGLLELDRNADASRRVSAAVISRQVEGWWQQLELGQGSLAGLAAGDAVMGPGGLLGRVQSVTPSTARVRLLTSPGSQVGVWVPRTQQHALLVGVGTGRPQLRFLDKDVKARAGDLVSTSPASTLLPPNLPVAVIQSINPRGVPAPDAVVQLVASPDAVDWVQVQTR; encoded by the coding sequence ATGGGCTCCTCCCAGTGGCCGACTGTGCCACGCCTGCGGGGCTGGCGACGTCTCTGGCCCTGGGTGGTGTTGCTCGCCGCCCTCGCGGCTGTGCGCTGGAGCAAAGGGGCTGGTTTCGCGGATGCCTACGCCCTGTTGAGTCGTCCCTTCTGGCCCGGTTCCGCCCAGAGGGAGTGGCTGCAGTCGGCTGGCAGCCTCGAGCAGCGCGCCCGCCTGCAGCTGTTGCAGCAAGACAATGCCCGCTTGCGGGGGCTGCTGGAGCTGGATCGCAACGCCGATGCCAGTCGCCGCGTGTCGGCGGCGGTGATCTCCCGCCAAGTGGAGGGTTGGTGGCAGCAACTGGAGCTGGGCCAGGGTTCCCTCGCTGGCCTTGCTGCCGGTGACGCGGTCATGGGGCCGGGTGGCCTGCTGGGCCGGGTGCAGAGCGTCACTCCTTCCACAGCTCGCGTGCGTTTGCTTACGTCACCTGGCAGTCAGGTGGGGGTGTGGGTGCCGCGAACGCAACAACATGCCCTGTTGGTGGGCGTGGGCACCGGCAGACCTCAGCTGCGCTTTCTCGACAAGGACGTGAAAGCCCGTGCCGGCGATCTGGTGAGCACCTCACCCGCTAGCACCTTGCTTCCCCCCAATCTGCCGGTGGCGGTGATCCAGTCGATCAACCCCCGCGGGGTGCCTGCGCCCGATGCGGTGGTGCAGCTGGTGGCGTCGCCGGATGCTGTCGACTGGGTGCAGGTGCAGACCCGCTGA
- a CDS encoding ABC transporter substrate-binding protein, whose protein sequence is MVLPLRRRTVLLALLLSGSTLLAWGCRPAARTEGPLQLWTLQLAPKFNGYMEGVIDQWERQHPTAPVRWTDLPWGSVERKLLAAVFARTAPDVVNLNPPFAANLASKGGLADLTPLLPEGASSRYLPSVWQAARDPEAGQIAVPWYLTVRLSLVNRALLAEAGLKQPPQRWEEVPAFARRIRRATGRYGLFVTVVPDDSAELLESMVQMGVTLLDDRQRAAFDSAAGRRAFAFWTDLYREGLLPREVVSQGQRRAIELYQSGELAVLASGAEFLRSIQTNAPGIAARTEPFPPLTGVDGTANVALMTLAVPRQSARQREAAALALFLTNATNQARFAREARVLPSSRQALNQVRAELEAERPTTPQQAQIRQARLLSAQTLESAKVLVPASPGIKRLQSIIYTQLQRAMLGQISSDEAVREAALQWNRYAEARWP, encoded by the coding sequence ATGGTTCTCCCCCTCCGCCGCCGCACTGTTCTGCTCGCCCTGCTGCTGAGCGGCTCCACCCTGCTGGCCTGGGGGTGCCGCCCGGCGGCCCGCACCGAGGGGCCGCTGCAGCTCTGGACGCTCCAACTGGCGCCCAAGTTCAACGGTTACATGGAGGGGGTGATCGATCAGTGGGAGCGCCAACACCCCACGGCACCGGTCCGTTGGACGGATTTGCCCTGGGGATCGGTGGAACGCAAGCTGCTTGCCGCCGTTTTCGCGCGCACGGCGCCTGATGTGGTCAATTTGAATCCACCCTTTGCGGCCAATCTCGCTAGCAAGGGTGGACTGGCGGATCTCACGCCTCTGTTGCCGGAAGGGGCGTCCAGCCGCTATCTGCCGTCGGTGTGGCAGGCGGCGCGCGATCCAGAGGCCGGTCAGATCGCTGTGCCCTGGTATCTCACCGTGCGCTTGAGCCTGGTGAACCGCGCGCTCCTGGCGGAGGCGGGGCTGAAGCAGCCACCGCAGCGCTGGGAGGAGGTGCCGGCGTTCGCGCGCCGGATTCGCCGGGCCACCGGGCGCTATGGCCTGTTTGTGACCGTGGTTCCCGACGACTCCGCCGAATTGCTGGAGTCGATGGTTCAGATGGGGGTGACCCTGCTCGATGACCGACAACGGGCAGCATTCGACTCGGCGGCTGGCCGCCGCGCCTTTGCGTTCTGGACCGATCTCTATCGCGAAGGCCTGTTGCCGCGTGAGGTGGTAAGTCAGGGGCAGCGACGGGCGATCGAGCTGTACCAGAGCGGTGAGCTGGCCGTGCTGGCCAGCGGTGCGGAGTTCCTGCGCAGCATTCAGACCAACGCGCCTGGGATCGCGGCCCGGACCGAGCCGTTTCCGCCCCTCACCGGTGTGGATGGCACCGCCAATGTGGCGCTGATGACCCTGGCGGTGCCCCGTCAGAGTGCGCGTCAGCGGGAGGCGGCGGCCCTGGCCCTCTTCCTCACCAATGCCACCAATCAGGCCCGCTTCGCGCGCGAGGCCCGGGTGCTGCCCTCGTCGCGGCAGGCGCTCAACCAGGTGCGGGCCGAACTGGAGGCGGAGCGGCCGACCACGCCGCAGCAGGCCCAGATCCGTCAGGCGCGCCTGCTGTCGGCCCAGACCCTGGAGTCGGCGAAGGTGCTGGTGCCGGCCAGCCCGGGCATCAAGCGGCTGCAGAGCATCATCTACACCCAGCTGCAGCGGGCCATGCTTGGCCAGATCAGTAGCGATGAGGCGGTTCGGGAGGCGGCGCTGCAGTGGAATCGCTACGCCGAGGCCCGCTGGCCCTAG
- the egtB gene encoding ergothioneine biosynthesis protein EgtB, which produces MPLSTLPSLLSRLLEVRRSSERLIEPLQPEDLCLQGMADASPPKWHLAHTTWFFETFVLERFWPEHETADRRWGYLFNSYYDAIGPRQPRPQRGLLSRPTIEEVLAWRRRVDGSVERLLSRSNDPLCLELVELGLHHEQQHQELLLMDLLDGFSRQPLEPVYRRDADQPTPPTWAHEAADGPVWLEPTAGLVEIGQSCDGFHFDNEGPRHRVWLEPFAIADRLVTNADFHRFIDDGGYRRPDLWMSEGWALLQERQWQAPRYWRRDDPEGPWMWEFTLAGRQPLQPERPVRHLSWFEADAYARWAGARLPSEAEWEVAARKFNGALHQAHGELWQWTASPYRPYPGFQAAAGAVGEYNGKFMTSQFVLRGSSRLTPAGHSRLTYRNFFPPASRWMASGLRLCR; this is translated from the coding sequence ATGCCCCTGAGCACGTTGCCTTCCCTGCTGTCGCGGTTGCTGGAGGTGCGCCGCAGCAGCGAACGCCTGATCGAACCGCTGCAACCGGAGGATCTCTGCCTTCAGGGCATGGCGGATGCGAGCCCGCCGAAGTGGCACCTGGCGCACACCACCTGGTTCTTCGAAACCTTTGTGTTGGAGCGCTTCTGGCCCGAGCACGAGACGGCGGATCGCCGCTGGGGCTATCTGTTTAATTCCTATTACGACGCCATCGGGCCCCGGCAACCGAGGCCGCAGCGCGGTCTGCTCAGCCGTCCGACGATCGAGGAAGTGCTCGCCTGGCGCCGCCGGGTCGACGGCTCCGTGGAACGGCTGCTGAGTCGCAGCAACGACCCCCTCTGCTTGGAGCTGGTGGAGCTGGGCCTGCACCACGAGCAGCAGCACCAGGAGCTGCTGCTGATGGACCTGCTCGATGGCTTCAGCCGTCAGCCCCTGGAGCCGGTGTATCGCCGCGATGCCGACCAGCCCACGCCACCCACCTGGGCCCACGAAGCCGCGGATGGGCCTGTGTGGCTTGAACCCACCGCTGGCCTGGTGGAGATCGGCCAAAGCTGCGACGGTTTCCACTTCGACAACGAGGGGCCGCGCCACCGGGTGTGGCTGGAACCGTTTGCGATCGCGGACCGGCTGGTGACCAATGCCGACTTCCACCGCTTCATCGACGACGGCGGCTACCGGCGACCGGATCTCTGGATGAGCGAAGGCTGGGCGCTGCTTCAGGAGCGGCAGTGGCAGGCACCCCGCTACTGGCGCCGCGATGACCCCGAAGGCCCCTGGATGTGGGAGTTCACCCTGGCGGGTCGCCAACCGCTGCAGCCCGAGCGTCCCGTGCGTCATCTCAGTTGGTTTGAGGCCGATGCCTACGCCCGCTGGGCCGGCGCCCGACTGCCCAGCGAAGCGGAATGGGAGGTGGCAGCGCGGAAGTTCAACGGCGCGCTGCATCAAGCCCACGGGGAGCTGTGGCAATGGACCGCCAGTCCGTATCGGCCCTATCCGGGCTTCCAAGCGGCAGCCGGTGCCGTGGGGGAATACAACGGCAAATTCATGACCTCCCAGTTTGTGTTGCGCGGCAGCAGCCGGTTGACCCCGGCGGGGCACAGCCGCCTCACCTACCGCAATTTCTTCCCACCCGCCTCGCGCTGGATGGCCTCCGGCCTGCGCTTGTGCCGATGA
- a CDS encoding hercynine metabolism small protein — protein sequence MSREEQRRTIRQQRESLIEELETLYRQAFERLSALDLGEGSVARLTQLLLRSRDGAITPLQQEIEAPLITSPATPAAPPAPEAD from the coding sequence ATGAGTCGCGAGGAACAGCGCCGCACCATCCGCCAACAGCGCGAATCCCTGATCGAAGAGCTGGAAACGCTCTACAGGCAGGCCTTTGAACGACTCAGTGCACTGGATCTGGGGGAGGGATCGGTGGCCCGCCTCACCCAATTGCTGCTGCGCTCCCGCGACGGAGCGATCACACCGCTGCAGCAGGAGATCGAGGCACCCTTGATCACCTCACCGGCAACCCCGGCGGCTCCCCCAGCGCCCGAGGCCGACTGA
- a CDS encoding protein kinase yields MEIGSVLAERYRIDQQLSGAAADAAAGVDGPVGSAPQGILWRAADTLAADAPVALRELRDPAAQARFRAIWPAMQAVLHPQIPRFGGLLEENGALWLVREWQEGQSLRQIQIQRTERQLVFGAGEVLLLLRQLLPALAVLHGRELVHGDLNPGNLLRRDQDGLPVLIDFGLLQQVGQQPIAGATAGFAPRAQGRGEAAAAWMDLHGLGVTALTLLSGRPPEQLLEASREANSPWRLPDSLSLEAPFRGVLERLLSERQGERFEQAREALQALQAVAMPESIGPQVLSERTVVLAPVAPIPVPVRETTSPALPSLEPEPAAASEVSVSRSRPRQEERQQAAEGRLWPVVGALLISAVLGTAIGWFLLSRGRAPDRAPSTERDVVGRAPTASLPPAEVDQRQQLLSRLRALQIDRSWFLQLVDASLLARFPERNGRLPSDSLEDAPLRRVWNELAEEWLARVEQLPPDLRSRLGRLKGADWQKQRETLTQQGVNPRVVEQLVSASAQNLLPGVVSGSKPPEPYLQLWYAAAMRGLADVQIETLKARPDAPVVLSSRVPSGGARLITIQVPAGRRLVLGINGTPLMQMTVYGADGQVAAERGPLRVVTLTPEAGSPVQVLVTNEGVSSGLLTLSCRADRPAPKPLPEVDPQPIPDPATGARGSVEAMPEPPGPRPAGMPEPVAEPAPPAEPAASATPPGAAGAQ; encoded by the coding sequence ATGGAGATCGGCTCTGTGCTCGCGGAGCGTTATCGGATCGATCAGCAGCTGAGTGGTGCTGCGGCTGACGCAGCAGCTGGCGTTGACGGCCCCGTTGGCTCGGCTCCCCAGGGGATCCTCTGGCGTGCGGCCGACACGCTCGCTGCCGATGCGCCTGTCGCCCTGCGTGAATTGCGTGATCCCGCCGCCCAGGCGCGGTTCCGGGCAATCTGGCCGGCGATGCAGGCGGTTTTGCACCCCCAGATTCCCCGCTTCGGTGGTCTGTTGGAGGAGAACGGTGCCCTTTGGCTGGTGCGCGAGTGGCAGGAGGGTCAGAGCCTGCGCCAAATCCAGATCCAGCGGACTGAACGCCAGCTGGTGTTCGGTGCCGGGGAGGTGCTGCTGCTGCTGCGGCAGTTGCTGCCGGCCCTGGCCGTGCTCCATGGCCGTGAGCTCGTGCACGGGGATCTCAACCCGGGCAATCTGCTCCGCCGCGACCAGGACGGTCTCCCGGTGCTGATCGATTTCGGCCTGCTTCAGCAGGTGGGCCAGCAGCCGATCGCCGGAGCCACCGCCGGCTTTGCGCCCCGGGCCCAGGGCCGTGGCGAGGCGGCCGCGGCTTGGATGGATCTGCATGGCCTCGGGGTCACGGCCCTCACCCTGCTGAGCGGTCGTCCACCGGAACAACTGCTGGAGGCCAGCCGCGAGGCCAACAGCCCCTGGCGCCTGCCCGACAGCCTCAGCCTGGAGGCTCCCTTCCGGGGTGTGCTCGAGCGTTTGCTGAGCGAGCGTCAGGGCGAGCGTTTCGAGCAGGCCCGCGAGGCCTTGCAAGCGCTCCAGGCCGTGGCGATGCCGGAATCCATCGGCCCCCAGGTGCTCTCGGAGCGCACCGTGGTTCTGGCGCCGGTGGCGCCGATTCCCGTGCCAGTCCGGGAGACCACGTCTCCCGCCCTGCCCAGCCTCGAGCCTGAGCCTGCGGCGGCCTCTGAGGTCTCCGTGTCGCGCAGTCGGCCGCGGCAGGAGGAGCGGCAGCAGGCAGCGGAGGGGCGTCTCTGGCCCGTGGTGGGGGCACTGCTGATCTCCGCTGTGCTTGGAACGGCCATCGGCTGGTTCCTGCTCAGCCGTGGCCGGGCCCCCGATCGCGCTCCTTCCACGGAGCGGGATGTGGTGGGCCGGGCGCCGACGGCAAGCCTGCCCCCGGCGGAGGTGGATCAGCGGCAGCAGCTGCTCAGTCGCCTTCGTGCGCTCCAGATCGACCGCAGCTGGTTCCTGCAGTTGGTGGATGCCAGTTTGCTGGCTCGCTTCCCGGAGCGGAACGGCCGCCTGCCCAGCGACTCGCTCGAGGATGCACCGTTGCGCCGGGTCTGGAACGAGCTGGCGGAGGAATGGCTGGCCCGGGTCGAGCAGTTGCCACCGGATCTGCGCTCTCGCCTCGGCCGTCTCAAGGGAGCGGATTGGCAAAAACAACGGGAGACCCTGACCCAACAGGGCGTCAATCCCCGGGTGGTGGAGCAGTTGGTCAGTGCGTCGGCTCAGAATCTTCTGCCTGGGGTGGTGAGCGGCAGCAAGCCGCCGGAGCCCTATCTGCAGCTCTGGTATGCGGCGGCGATGCGAGGCCTGGCGGATGTGCAGATCGAAACGCTGAAGGCCAGGCCCGATGCGCCGGTGGTGCTTTCCAGCCGGGTGCCCTCGGGCGGCGCCCGTTTGATCACCATTCAGGTGCCGGCGGGCCGTCGTCTCGTGCTGGGTATCAACGGCACCCCCCTGATGCAAATGACGGTGTATGGCGCCGATGGTCAGGTGGCGGCGGAACGGGGCCCGCTGCGGGTGGTGACGCTGACGCCGGAGGCGGGCTCTCCGGTGCAAGTGTTGGTCACCAACGAAGGGGTCTCCTCCGGCCTGCTCACCCTCTCCTGCCGCGCCGATCGCCCGGCACCGAAACCCCTGCCTGAGGTGGATCCGCAGCCGATTCCAGATCCAGCCACCGGCGCCCGCGGCTCCGTGGAGGCGATGCCGGAACCGCCTGGCCCCAGGCCGGCGGGGATGCCGGAACCCGTGGCCGAACCAGCGCCGCCGGCCGAGCCCGCTGCGTCAGCCACTCCGCCGGGGGCTGCCGGGGCTCAATAA